The following are from one region of the Bacteroidota bacterium genome:
- a CDS encoding tetratricopeptide repeat protein, producing the protein MSFTEPDNTAEIALLTKAVASGEFQLIVVRHNHLSFVETVMDRLRDVYPERLIARIRLPLEENSSVGRIAISQGSGILLIEGFEKILEDDTARITLNQQRDKLTKVPISMVLFIPSSVEVLRNLQKGLPDLWAIRNLEIDLHREVEVAETQFAQVGDGLSGTKEEKLAEIERLETQLREAASDSSTISYRANLATRLGQLHFSFGEYARAFEWFQFALSKLEEIADAKGKGLLMNNIGQIYKVRGDYDTALRYLEQSLKIKEEFGDLSGEGATLNNLAGIAHARGDYDKATRYLEQSLKIFQEIGDQSAKGTTLNNLAGIALARGDYETALRLMEQSLKIRQEIGDRVGEGTMLNNMSQIYDARGDYDTALRYLEQSLKITKEFGDRAGEGATLNNLSQIYKARGNYEKA; encoded by the coding sequence TTGTCCTTCACTGAGCCCGACAATACTGCCGAGATAGCATTGCTCACAAAGGCTGTGGCGAGCGGTGAGTTTCAATTGATTGTGGTCCGGCACAACCACCTTTCCTTTGTCGAAACGGTCATGGACCGCTTGCGCGATGTATATCCTGAGCGATTGATTGCAAGGATTCGACTTCCGTTGGAAGAGAATTCCAGCGTCGGGCGCATCGCCATTTCGCAAGGCAGCGGTATCTTGCTCATTGAGGGATTTGAGAAAATTTTGGAGGATGATACAGCCCGCATCACCCTTAACCAGCAACGCGATAAGCTGACGAAGGTGCCGATTTCGATGGTGCTTTTTATTCCATCTTCGGTTGAGGTATTGCGCAATCTGCAGAAAGGATTGCCTGATTTGTGGGCAATTCGGAATTTAGAGATCGATTTACATCGGGAGGTGGAGGTGGCAGAGACGCAATTTGCACAAGTGGGAGACGGCTTGTCTGGCACCAAGGAGGAAAAGCTTGCAGAAATCGAGCGTTTGGAAACGCAATTGCGAGAAGCTGCAAGTGACTCATCTACCATCAGCTACCGCGCAAATTTGGCTACGCGATTGGGACAGTTGCACTTTTCCTTCGGGGAATATGCCAGAGCATTTGAATGGTTTCAGTTTGCTCTAAGCAAGCTCGAAGAGATCGCGGATGCAAAGGGTAAAGGGCTATTGATGAATAACATCGGTCAGATATATAAAGTCCGAGGGGACTACGACACGGCATTGCGTTATTTGGAGCAAAGCCTGAAGATCAAGGAGGAGTTCGGCGACCTTTCGGGGGAAGGGGCCACGCTCAACAACCTTGCTGGAATCGCGCATGCTCGAGGGGACTACGACAAGGCAACGCGCTATTTGGAGCAAAGCCTGAAGATCTTTCAGGAGATCGGCGACCAATCAGCGAAGGGGACGACGCTCAACAACCTCGCTGGAATCGCGCTTGCCAGAGGGGACTACGAGACGGCCTTGCGCTTGATGGAGCAGAGCCTGAAGATCAGGCAGGAAATCGGCGACCGCGTGGGGGAGGGAACGATGCTCAACAACATGAGTCAGATTTACGATGCCCGAGGTGACTACGACACGGCGTTGCGTTATTTGGAGCAAAGCCTGAAGATCACGAAGGAGTTCGGCGACCGCGCGGGGGAGGGGGCGACGCTCAACAACCTAAGTCAGATTTACAAAGCCCGAGGGAACTACGAGAAGGCCTGA
- a CDS encoding carboxypeptidase M32, which translates to MTHFESLRAKLTDASHLASALALLSWDQEVMMPDGGTRLRSETSACLTGMYHELMVGPVIDRMKAVEDAGLEKLDAFQLRNYKTLRREIDRMVKLPKELVMESKRVSSEALSAWVNARKEKNFSLFAPLLSEIVRLKRLEADCYGYEAHPYDALLESYEPGMTSAKLKAIFEPFKLELGGLLPQIAAQPQIDDRWIRQQISAEAQLDWSRKVLQAMHYDLNRGRQDLSAHPFTINLNPDDVRITTMVQADDIREMLYSTIHEAGHALYEQGLPAQHFGLPAAEACSLGIHESQSRLWENNIARSLAFWEHFFPSFRELFPDKLQGKGPEDVFKAVNKVQPGFIRISADELTYHFHVALRFEIELALVSKEIEVADLPALWNEKVKKYLGLDVKHDAEGVLQDIHWSHGSIGYFPTYSLGSFYAAQLMDTAEIRIPGLQSQFSRGEFGEMKTWLNQEIHAHGKQYDSETLCTLATGKPLDVSHFTRYAKGKFGEVYGVRIE; encoded by the coding sequence ATGACACATTTCGAAAGCCTGCGGGCCAAACTGACCGATGCAAGCCATTTGGCCTCTGCCCTTGCTTTGCTATCTTGGGACCAAGAAGTGATGATGCCCGACGGCGGCACGCGCCTGCGTTCGGAGACAAGTGCTTGCCTCACAGGCATGTACCACGAATTGATGGTCGGGCCGGTCATCGACCGCATGAAAGCCGTCGAAGACGCTGGACTCGAAAAACTCGACGCATTTCAACTGCGCAACTACAAAACCCTTCGTCGGGAGATCGATCGCATGGTCAAGCTGCCCAAGGAATTGGTCATGGAGAGCAAACGCGTGAGTTCGGAGGCATTGAGCGCATGGGTGAATGCGCGCAAGGAAAAGAATTTCAGCCTTTTTGCGCCGCTCCTCAGCGAAATCGTACGTCTCAAGCGCCTCGAAGCAGACTGTTACGGCTACGAAGCCCATCCGTATGATGCGCTGTTGGAATCCTACGAACCGGGGATGACAAGTGCAAAGCTGAAAGCGATTTTTGAGCCCTTCAAGCTGGAACTCGGCGGATTGTTGCCCCAAATCGCGGCGCAGCCGCAGATTGACGACCGCTGGATTCGGCAGCAAATTTCGGCAGAAGCGCAGCTGGATTGGAGCCGAAAGGTCTTGCAGGCAATGCATTACGATTTGAATCGCGGCCGCCAAGACCTGAGCGCACATCCGTTTACGATCAATCTCAATCCCGACGATGTGCGCATCACGACGATGGTACAGGCCGATGATATTCGGGAAATGTTGTATTCGACGATTCATGAAGCGGGTCATGCTTTGTATGAGCAAGGCTTGCCGGCGCAACATTTCGGCTTGCCGGCCGCGGAGGCGTGTTCGTTGGGCATCCACGAATCGCAAAGCCGCCTTTGGGAAAACAATATCGCCCGCAGCTTGGCATTTTGGGAGCATTTTTTCCCGAGTTTCCGCGAATTGTTTCCCGACAAATTGCAGGGAAAAGGCCCCGAAGATGTCTTCAAAGCCGTCAACAAGGTACAGCCGGGCTTCATCCGCATCAGCGCCGACGAATTGACCTACCATTTCCACGTTGCCTTGCGGTTTGAAATCGAATTGGCCTTGGTGAGCAAGGAAATCGAAGTGGCCGACCTGCCCGCCCTCTGGAACGAAAAGGTAAAAAAATACCTCGGATTGGACGTCAAGCACGACGCCGAAGGCGTTTTGCAAGACATCCATTGGTCCCACGGCAGCATCGGCTATTTCCCGACCTATTCGTTGGGAAGCTTCTATGCCGCACAACTCATGGATACCGCCGAAATCCGTATTCCCGGCCTGCAATCCCAATTCTCAAGAGGTGAATTCGGCGAAATGAAAACGTGGCTGAACCAGGAGATTCATGCCCACGGCAAACAATACGACAGCGAGACACTCTGTACGCTTGCCACAGGCAAGCCTCTGGATGTGAGCCACTTTACGCGGTACGCGAAGGGAAAATTCGGGGAGGTTTATGGGGTGAGGATTGAATGA
- a CDS encoding AAA family ATPase — translation MAIVNSAHKANHLSEVDQAVRFTEPIGPDHEFYVEFRDVRGDFEERIVYKRLNVSQLGGSFQFDPATSSSQKVLFFLGGMRGSGKTSELAKYSQNLHRPECFFCVTCNIDDELDMNDIEYTDILIFQLEKLIRQLNDQKLDISETVLKEMQRWFSEREKEIGTTIKADTGMEFGYGVTKGNVLQSLFGIVAYVRAGLSGSKQWVNTIRTSFKNRFPDFATRFNDFIEEANIALRKKGIGKEVLFIVDGLEKTMTADLRKKSLSTNRIGSGQSRHIPFLRFQSS, via the coding sequence ATGGCAATTGTCAATTCAGCACACAAGGCAAATCATTTGTCCGAGGTCGATCAGGCGGTTCGGTTTACGGAACCGATCGGCCCAGACCATGAATTTTACGTCGAATTCAGGGACGTAAGAGGAGATTTTGAGGAGCGGATCGTCTACAAGAGACTGAATGTTTCGCAATTGGGCGGTAGTTTTCAATTTGATCCTGCTACAAGCTCCTCGCAAAAGGTACTTTTTTTCCTTGGTGGAATGCGTGGTTCAGGGAAGACGTCAGAACTCGCCAAATATTCCCAAAACCTCCATCGTCCGGAATGCTTTTTTTGCGTGACTTGCAATATCGACGATGAGCTTGACATGAACGATATCGAGTACACGGATATCTTGATTTTCCAGCTTGAGAAACTCATTAGACAACTTAACGACCAGAAATTGGATATCAGCGAAACGGTTCTAAAAGAAATGCAGCGCTGGTTTTCGGAGCGTGAAAAGGAAATTGGCACGACGATCAAGGCCGATACCGGAATGGAGTTTGGCTATGGCGTGACTAAAGGCAATGTCCTACAATCCTTGTTTGGAATTGTGGCTTACGTCCGTGCAGGCTTGTCAGGCTCCAAACAATGGGTAAATACCATTCGCACTTCCTTCAAGAATCGATTCCCTGATTTTGCTACACGGTTCAATGATTTCATTGAGGAGGCAAATATAGCATTGCGAAAAAAAGGTATTGGGAAGGAAGTATTATTCATAGTGGACGGCTTGGAAAAGACCATGACAGCTGACCTTCGCAAAAAATCATTATCGACGAATCGAATCGGCTCCGGTCAATCAAGGCATATACCATTTTTACGCTTCCAATCGAGCTAA
- a CDS encoding tetratricopeptide repeat protein — protein sequence MIRQEIGDIAGMAATLHNMGSIIYGRKAYEEAIPYFLKAYAILKQIGSPNLQHPESYLDAIKEKLGEARYQEIASQVKLDEL from the coding sequence ATGATCAGACAGGAGATTGGTGACATCGCTGGAATGGCGGCAACTTTGCACAATATGGGTTCAATCATCTATGGGCGGAAAGCATACGAGGAGGCGATTCCTTATTTCTTGAAGGCTTATGCTATCCTCAAACAGATTGGGTCGCCGAATCTGCAACATCCTGAAAGCTATCTTGACGCAATAAAAGAAAAATTAGGGGAAGCCCGATACCAAGAAATCGCCTCCCAAGTGAAGCTCGATGAACTTTGA
- a CDS encoding ATP-binding domain-containing protein, whose protein sequence is MITKRTKRYASTVHRYIYAPSETPGGGMIFRLKENKDPSKMYYIVDEASMVGDGGEDGAGSGLLADLLKFVFHDDIKRKIIMVGDPAQLPPVGSQTSPALDLDYMRKNYRMRVLGTQMKEVMRQSEFSEVLRYATEVREAMESDIPPIIEKVWGGEVEYVDNGYEAMELYSGLFRAEDPDAVVFLTYSNKLAVDVNLAVRKLLHDPEEDLIRGEQIMVVRNNYAWGEQQFPFIANGEMGFVREVHRETYEEKYGFRWVDVLIEFQDLSNNSVEVECKVVLDLLADKKAQMSFTDMQQVQRARREEYQTMPKTRAMETMRKDPYINALQIKYGYAVTGHKAQGGQWRNVIIAFEPMYPGMTMHDYLRWAYTAITRAEDKLYMLGFPFGQKEF, encoded by the coding sequence GTGATCACCAAACGCACCAAACGCTACGCGTCCACCGTTCACCGATACATCTATGCGCCTTCAGAAACGCCTGGCGGTGGAATGATTTTTCGGTTGAAGGAAAACAAGGACCCGAGCAAGATGTACTACATCGTCGACGAAGCCTCGATGGTCGGCGATGGGGGAGAAGACGGGGCCGGATCGGGTTTGTTGGCTGATTTGCTGAAGTTTGTGTTTCATGACGATATCAAGCGGAAGATCATCATGGTCGGCGACCCGGCGCAGTTGCCACCGGTGGGAAGTCAGACATCGCCCGCATTAGACCTCGACTACATGCGCAAAAACTACCGCATGCGCGTGCTCGGAACCCAAATGAAGGAGGTCATGCGCCAATCCGAATTCAGCGAAGTCCTCCGCTACGCCACCGAGGTCCGCGAAGCGATGGAAAGCGACATTCCGCCGATCATTGAAAAAGTCTGGGGCGGCGAAGTGGAATATGTGGACAATGGTTACGAAGCCATGGAGCTTTACAGTGGACTTTTCCGGGCCGAGGATCCGGATGCCGTTGTGTTTTTGACCTATTCGAATAAGCTCGCCGTGGATGTCAATCTTGCTGTGCGAAAACTGTTGCACGATCCCGAGGAAGACTTGATTCGCGGCGAACAAATCATGGTCGTCCGCAACAACTACGCCTGGGGCGAACAGCAATTTCCCTTCATCGCCAACGGCGAAATGGGCTTTGTACGCGAGGTGCACCGTGAGACGTACGAAGAAAAATACGGTTTCCGCTGGGTGGATGTCCTGATTGAATTCCAGGATTTGAGCAACAATTCGGTCGAGGTCGAATGCAAGGTCGTGCTCGACCTTTTGGCAGACAAAAAGGCGCAGATGAGCTTCACCGACATGCAGCAAGTACAGCGCGCAAGACGGGAAGAATACCAAACCATGCCCAAAACCAGGGCCATGGAAACTATGCGCAAAGACCCCTATATCAACGCCTTGCAAATCAAATACGGCTACGCAGTCACCGGTCACAAAGCCCAAGGCGGCCAATGGCGCAACGTCATCATCGCCTTCGAACCGATGTACCCAGGCATGACGATGCACGATTACCTCCGTTGGGCGTATACGGCGATTACGCGTGCGGAAGACAAGCTGTATATGTTGGGATTTCCGTTTGGGCAGAAAGAGTTTTAG